In Mesoplodon densirostris isolate mMesDen1 chromosome 2, mMesDen1 primary haplotype, whole genome shotgun sequence, the DNA window GTCAGGGAAGAGAAATGACAGGCAGGACAGTGCCCCAAAAGTTAAACCAAATCAATAGTTTTGTATGTTACTCCTATTaagattgtttccattttcattcatttattcactaaactttctgagaataaaaaagattaataaaatgtaatccatttccttcatttctttaaatataatgaCTTTTCTTAgtcaaaataagttaaataaatatgcAGTAATAAATGGTATTATGATTTCAGACAAAAACACTCTCACAGATTTTCCTAATACAACAGTTACTAGTTAAAGAGTATCACATAGAATTAATAAGAATTTTGTGCCACATTTGGACTAACCCAAAACATTTTGCTTATGTACATATGACaagcaacaataataaaaatgtagaatTGTCTTTTCTACTTGTTAAAATTCTTCATTCTGTTGTGCATATTTCTTTTTCCCACATGGTTTGAAGAGTTTTTTAGCTTTCATTTTACCTTGAAAGATTTTTTAATTCCATAACTTTATTTTCAAGCACAGATCAAGTGCAACATGACTATAAGCCACccacacaatgaagaaaaaatgtaGGAAGGAGAATGTAATGTCCAAAGAATGACTCCTTTGCATCTCTTTATTTTCCACTACTCAGCCCCTGCTCTATTTCTAAATGATCTCAAATCCCTTTAATGTGTAAAAGTTCTTTAACATACAAAAGAACAGGCAGCATGGTTAAATAACTACACATCTAATGCAGGTAATCTTTCTGGAAATggtagaattattttaaaagatttttaacaaTACAGTTCTAAAATACCTACAACTCAAAAGAATATCTTAAGATTCAGATAAGAAGCATTAGTTATTAAATTTCTGCAATCTCAGGATGGTACAATGTCAgacaaagcccacacacagcagagTACAGTAATTTATTAAGTGTTTCACACattgattttaaaacaataatcatttatCCTCACACACATAAGTCTGTTAGTCAGCTGCAATAGGATGAGCTATGCTCAACTTCAGGCTCTGGGCTCTGGGTTCTGGGCTCCAGGCACCAGGCTTCAGGCAGGTTTTGTTCAGGTCATCTCCACACGTCTCTCGTTCTCTGAACCAGTGACTCTCAGAGACAAGGTTTCATATGGGtccagggatgaaagggaagcagCTATCTGAAGCAAATCTAACTACAAAGGAACATATTCAATACCTGTAACATTCATTGATATCTCAATagtcaattaaaggaaaaacccAATCCAAATCTGTGTGTCAGGAAAGTATATGCTACCCACCATGAATCCATTCATTGGAAAGTTATGAATTTATAAATCTGTTGCAGGGATGTGAAGAATTGGGACCAAAGACTCAAATTATCATCATTTCTTATTATAATTGTACTGCAATTTCAGCTTGCCAATGATAGAATTGATATGATCCACAGAATAACTAGACTTTCATTTAATCTATACATCAGTTATCATACTATTGAAGTTTTATCAAAAGTGTTACATTGATACATTATTTGTGCAAACATTTACAAAAGCAATATTTTTACCAAGAGCTATAAACATATTTGCACATTTGCTTTTAATGTCAATTTCTTGAAATTTATCTTGAAACAGAAGTTTTTGAAAATGGAAAGGACTTTATGCAAGAAAATGATAATTGCCATATTTATAAGAATGGTGATAGTCAAAAAAACAATATAGAGAAACAAACAATagagaaacaaaatggaaaaataatttgtatgtccaatcagtgaaatattttaccataattaaacTGAtggttttaaatatattgtggaaacacaaataaatttgagtacataattttgttttaacaTATTCATTATCATATCACATAtatattatcttaaaatattatacaaagtatatattttagcacaacatggaaggaaaaataaacaatttttagaGAGGTGGGTTAAATCATTAATAAATTTGATTGACTTTagatggaaatatatacatttattatgttttaacGCTCTCTTGTATTGATTCTAAATAGGATAGTAAGTTTCCATGGGTAGGAATCTGACCTTCCTAACTGCTTTTTTATAGTAGTTAACACAATACCAAATGCAGTTCATGATGTCCCAGTCATGATAGCATCACATGAAGATCACATcagtacatgtatttttttctttttttaattgaagtctagttgatttacaatgtgtgttagtttcaggtgtacaacaaagtgagacagatatatatatatatatatatatatatacacatatatgtgtatatatatatatatatatatacacatatatgtgtatatatatatatatatatatatatatatatatatatatacacactttatatatatattcttttctatttaccatagccaagacatggaagcaacctaaatatccatctaaagatgaatggataaataagatgtggtgtatttatacaatagactgttactcagccattaaaaagaatgaaatagggcctccctggtggcgcagtggttgagagtccgcctgccgatgcaggggacacgggttcgtgccccggtctgggaggatcccatgtgccgcggagcggctgggcccatgagccatggccgctgggcctgcgcgtccggagcctgtgctccgcaacgggagaggccacaacagtgagaggcccacataccgcaaaaagaagaaaaaaaaaaaaaaaaaaagaatgaaataatgtcatttgcagcaacatggttggacatagagattatcatactaagtgaagtaagccagccagtacatgtattttaaatgtcAGCAAAGCtgactgaaaaagaaacaaagatgggGGATAAAGTCAATGGCCTGGGTGCCAGGAATTCTTGCTTCTTAATGTCCAGTAACTTATTGAAAGGGCTTAGAGAAATCACCTTAGTAACACAGAGAGTTATCATGTACTGTCACTGAACTACATGGGCTTCATAAGGAAACTAAGAGTATTGTAAAGACAGATTAGTTATCAAAGAGAGGTATTGAGTAGTAAAGGTAATACCTATTAGTATTATATTAACATTTATGCAATTAATAATTTTGAAGTAACagtaaattaaaatcaaataaacaagactatagatacagaaaaaaaattacactgacCCTAGAAAGTCAGAAATAGAATTGTTATTGTTGTCATCTCTGTAAATCCTCAGAGGACTTTCTTTACCAGTCTATTCACCAGTTATGGGGAAGAAAGTTGGACTAATTGTATAATTCTTTGAAACCCTAGTCTATTTGGGCTCACTATTTTGTGAAGAAGTTCCATTTGTATAGGGGACTGCAGCCTAAATTACATACCAGATATATTAAACACTTTTGGGGAGCAAAGGAGCTTCTTAATAGCATCTTTCATGTCCTTATTTCTCAGGCTATATATAATGGGATTGAAATAGGGAACAAGCACAGAGAATGTTAGAGCAATGATGGTGTCCCAGAATGGTATATAAATAGCAGTGAATCTAAGATACATGAGGGCCACACTGCCAAAAAACAGTAGGAAGTCAGCAATGTGCACAGCACAGGTGAAAAAGGTCTTTTTATGACCCTCAGGTGAAGGTATGTCCTGGATAACAATGATAATTCGAatgtaagaaagagaaataatcaGACATGTTATTAGAATAGCGAGAGCATGAATCACACCTTGCACCAAGATCACAAAGGCATCCGTGCAGGCTAAATTTAATAAAGGAGTGAAATCACAGAAGATCTGATGGATTTGGTTGGGACCGCAGAAAGGTAGGGTAGAAATCCACATAATCTCAGGTAGaaggatgaggaaaccaaagataCAAGACCCTGCAGAGAGCTGAGCACATAGTCAGGGAGTCATGATGGTCAGGTAGTGGAACGTGTTTCAGATGGCAACATACCTGTCAATGGGCATGACAGTCAGCAAGCCTCCTTCAGTGTTTCCGAGTGAATGGAAGAAGTACATTTGCAAGAGGCAGCCAGTGAAAGAGATGGTGTTTTGATTGCTGATCAGATTGGAGAGCATCTTAGGAATGGTGGCTGTGGTGTATCATATctcaagaaatgaaaagatacttaTGAAATTATACATGGGATTGTGAAGATGGGTATCCAGCCTTACAGCAAAGAAGATCATTAGGTTCATTAGGTTCCTGATTACAATAAACATGTAGatgaaaagtaaaggaaaaaagtatAGGAGGCCACCATCCTGGAGTTTGGGGAACCCAGTGAAGATAAACTCAGTCACTGCTGATAGATTTCCACTCTCCATATTCCCAGAAGAGCTACCTGTGAATGAAGAAGATGGTACACCcaacaaacagagaagaaaatcagTGCAACATAAATGTAAATGGTACTTTTTTACCTGGTATTTTTGTGTTTTGACATTTCCCAGATTCAAAATAACTGATAACTTGTCTATATCACTAATCTTTTTGTTTGAGAGACAATATAGCATGATGATTAGTAGCATGGGTTCAAATCAAACATTCCAGGCCTGAATTTTCATTCTGCTACTTATTAGTTGGCTAAATAGGCAAGTTacataatctctctgagcctcagagtcTTCTGTAGTTGAAAAACATTAGTGCAGAATTATGAGTATTAAAGGAATTAATGTATCAACGTCCATCATATTAATATTGATCCATATTTGTTAGTTATCATTTCCTACCTTGAACAGCTTTCTAAAAGaataatattaacaattttttttttttttttttgcagtacgcgggcctctcactgttgtggcctctcccgttgcagagcacaggctctggacgcgcaggcttagcggccatggctcacgggcccagccgctccgcggcatgtgggatcttcccggaccggggcacgaacccgtgttccctgcatcggcaggcggactctcaactgctgcgccaccagggaagcccataatttaTTAACTGTTAATTATCATTAACAATTTATTAATTGTCATTTAGATCTTGTTCACTCCTCAATCACTTGCTATGTGACTGCTTTCTCTACTACTATACAGAAGCCATTCTGTCCTATGTATCAGTGACATGGTAACTGCAAAACAGTGAAAAAGGTTCAGTCATTACATTACAACTACACTTTGGCATCAGAAACTACTGATTACTACTAACTGAAGATTATCTTCCTTGGCTCTCATGAAACCACCATCTCCAGGTTTGCCTTCTTCCTGAATGGAAGCTTCCTCTCGGGTGTTTTGTCATAACACtgtttcttattttatgttttataaactCATCTTCTTGACCCATTCTATAAATGGCTCTGTGCTCCAACTTCCTgctgtgttccctaaaaccatGTCCTTCCTTGTGGTTGATGAACACATACTCCTGTACTTTTCAGTTCTTTCAAATCTCCAGCACAGATATGTTTCCTGAACTTTAGACCTGCATATCCAATATTCCCCATCTACCACTCTCTCATGCTGCACTATGGCAGTTTTCAGAGTTCACCTTGATTTCTCCTGGGTCATTGTTTATGTGAATGTTAACCCTCTCCTTAGAAGCCACTCTCACTCCCTTTTCTTCACTTGAATACTTCCTAGGCTTTCCTCAAGTTTCAGCTCAGCCATTGCCTCCTATCAGAAGCTCTACAACTCTTGCTGTGGTCTCATCTTCTTccccacattcacacacacacacacacatacacacctggaTTTATTCTCATCTATGTGTCCTACAGAAGGCTTCTACCATAATCCTTACTATGTCTTATTGTAACTTATTTGTTTAGCTTCACTAGACTGTGAACTTCTATTAGAGCAGGATCAACATTTTGTCTTTCACAACCCCCCTGGAATGTATTAAGTACTtgaaagtagtttttttttttttttttttttttttttttgaggtacgtgggcctctcactgttgtggcctctcccgttgtggagcacaggctctggacacgcaggcccagcggccatggctcatgggcccagttgctctgtggcatgtggggtcttcctggacctgggcacgaacccgtgtcccctgcatcggcaggcggactctcaaccactgggccaccagggaagcccgaaagtaactattttttaatgaatatgtttGGATCAGACTTACAAACATAATTAAAGGTAGAAAAATCCAGAAGGCTGGTAGGAAGGAAACTTATAAGCACTTATATCTTAGACAGCTGTAAACTCTGAATAACTAGATGTTATTTCTGATTATAAATATGCAGAGCCCAGAACTCCAAAGATAACGATTTATCATAAACCCTAGTCCAATGCCAAAATTCAAGCCTGTCCAAATCTTCATTATTTGAATCTTTAGAGTGTGTCTCATCCCCAACATAGGAAATGAATACTTCCTTTCCAGACCTCAGTGACCCTCAACTCACCTCTGCCAGATAACCTACTATCATCCTTTTCCCTGGGTCTCTGCGTTCTTAAATGTTCCTTCATCTTATCTGAAAGGGTTGTTATAGCCATcttaagaaaaatactaaaaaggcAATGAGTTCCACTGGGGCTTCATCCCTTGGTAATAAATagaaagcaatctttttttttttccccatggggTCAATTATCAGAGTGCATCTGCAGTTTTTTCTTAGTAGATCTCCAGATCAAAGGGGAATCAGTGCTCCAAGGAAGACTTACAGGTTCTGATGACCATTGTTACCCCTTTTCTTGTCATCATTATGATTTAACCAACCAGTCTCCATTTAGGTAGGGAATTGAAAGTGTATCATATACAGAAGAGCCTGGATTGGACCCTATCCTTTCAAAAACACTAGAAATAAGACATGTTGAAGGAGACTCACTGGCATGTTAATtattgtgaataaatgaatgaatagaaaaaGGAACCGTTTCCATGAAAACAGGTGATTTGGAAGTGTGccacactaaacaagatggaagAATGGCAAGTTTTTCCTCCAACAATATACACAGGGTTTCCTTTCAAATTGTTTCTATTGATGCTGCTAAACTCTTTATATTCCCAGTTTTTTACCGCAAAATGTGTTAAAGATTTGTATGTGCTTCTTGTATACCACTTCCTTCCACTCATTCTTTCTGAAATACCTATAATTTCTTCTCACCTTTCTGCCATAAGAAATACCTCCAAAAATTTTATGAATTTATgaacataaataaaaacatatctgTTTGCTGTAAAAATGGAATTCTTCTGTGTGTGAGAAGACTTATTAACATAAGATTGTATTTGTTCCAATGTAACAAAATGTATCTTCCCATTTAAAAGCAAACTCAATGGAGTCTGTTTGTAGTAGGATgagtaactaaaaaaaaattttaaatttaatgtggcacagcaaatgtttgaaaataaacatgaaaatttgGATAATGAAGGCTTACTTAGAGAAATAATTAACTGCTAGATATTCAAACTTATTGTAAAGCCACAATTATCCTATCAATATTGTGTAAGGACATGTATATGTCAACATGTTAGAGGGTAGATAGCTAATTCCAGAAACCAATAGGGGAAGAAATGAAGCATTTCTTGTGGGAAAATGTGGTATTGTATCACTGGAGAGGATGATTTATTTAATATGATCTGACATAAGTGGatacatcaaaaacaaaatcattttaaatgattattttgcaCCATACCCCAAAATTACTtcaaagagattaaaaaagagaagaaaggaaataataattagACAAAATATATATGGAGAAGAATTTCTaaatcaagaaaaagatataaaaccataaagaaaactaTAGAGATAGTTGGCTGACTAAAATTTATCCCCTCCCCAAGGGAAATAtaatagtgtattttttttcagaaaacaaatttaatgaTAAATAATTCATGTACAAAAGTGCAAAACTTATAAATATGtatctaaataaaaatttacattgtGAACATACTTTTCTAAACTCTACACAAATCAAGTATGAGTTCTATTTTATCCTGTTATCAAACATGTCCTGTTTGTtaacctgtttttttattttagttttaacatatttattggagtataatttatttccaatgttgtgttagtttctgctgtataacaaagtgaatcagttatatgcatacttatatccccatattccctcactcttgtgcctccctcccaccctccctttcccacccctctaggtggtcacaaagcgccgagctcatctccctgtgccatgcagctccttcacactagctatctgctttacatttggtactgtatatatgtcaatgctactctttcatTTCATCCCAGataccccttccccttccccacatcctcaagtccattctttacgtctgcgtctttattcctgtcatgcccctaggttcttcagaacttttatttttagattccatatatatgtgttagaatgtggtatttgtctttctctttctgacttacttcactctgtatgacagactctaggttcatccacctcactacaaataattcaatttcatttcttttatggctgagtaatattccattgtatatgtgtgccatgtcttctttatccattcatctgtcaatggacacttaggctgctctcatgtcctggctattataaatagtgctgcaatgaacattgcagcacaatgtctctttttgaattatggttttctcaggatatatatgtccagtagtggggttgctgggtcatatggtagttctatttttagatttttaaggaacctccatactgttctccatagtggctctatcaatttacattcccaccaacagtgcaagagggttcccttttctccacaccccctccagcatttatcgtttgtagatttttggatgaaaGTCATTCTGacggtgtaaggtgatacctcattgcaattttgatttgcatttctctaatgattagtgatgttgagcatactttcatgtggttgttggcaatctgtatatcttctgtagagaaatgtctatttaggtcttctgcccatttctggattgggttgtttgttttcttgatattgagctgcatgagctgcttgtatattttggagattaaacctttgtcagttgatttgtttgcaaatatcttcttccatactgagggttgtccttttgtcttctttatggtttcctttactgtgcaaaagcttttaagtttcattaggtcccatttgtttatttttgtttttatttccatttttctaggaggtaggtcaaaaggatcttgctgtgatttatgtcacagagtgttcttcctatgttttcctctaacagttttatagtgtctggccttacatttagatctttaatatatttggagtttatttttgtatatggtgttagcaagcattctaatttcattctgttacatgtagctgtccagttttcacaacaCCCCTTGTTGAATAGGCtctcttttttccactgtatattcttgcctcctttgtcaaaaataaggtgaccatatgtgcgtgggtttatctctgggctttctatcctgtttcattgatcaatatttcttttttggtgccagtaccataatgtcttgattactgtaactttgcagtatagtctgcagtcagggagcctgattcctacagctccgtttttctttctcaagatttcattggctattcggggtcttttgtgtttccatgtaaattgtgaaattttttgtcctacttctgtgaaaagtgccaatGGTAGCttgataaagattgcattgaatctgtagattgctttcggtagtatagtcattttcacaaaattgattcttccaatccaagaacatggtatatctctccatctgatggtatcatctttaatttctttcatcagtgtcttataattttcttcatacaggtcttttgtctccttcggaaggtttattcctaggtattttattctttttgttgcattggtaaatgggattgttgccttaatttctctcagatttttcattgtggtgaataggaatgcaagagatttctgtgcataaatcTTTTATCCTGctattttaacaaattcattgattagctctagtagttttctggtaacatctttaggattctctatgtatattatcatgcacctgcaaacagtgacagttttacttcttcttttctgatttggattccttttatttcttcttcttctttaattgttgtgctaaaacttgcaaaactatgttgactaaaaacaatgagagtgggcaactttgtcttgttcctgatcttcgagAAAACggttccagtttttcactatACACaattatgttggctgtgtgtttgtcatatatggcctttattatgttgaggtaggttccctctatgcctactttctggagagtttttattataaatgggtgttgaatattgttgaaagctttatctgcatctgTCGAGATTATAatatggattttatccttcagtttgttaatacggtgtatcacattgattgatgtgcatatattgaagaatccttgcattcctgggataaaccccacctgatcatggtgtatgatctttttaatgtgtttttggattctgttgctagtattttgttgaggatttttgcatctatgttcattagtgatattggtctgtagtttttttgtgacatctttgtctggttttggtatcagggtgatggtggccctgtagaatgagtttgggagtgttcctccctttgctgtattttggaagagtttcagaataataggtgttggctcttctctaaatgtttgataaaattcagctgTGAAGCTAtccggtcctgggcttttgcttgttggaagacttttaatcacagtttcaacttcagtccttctgattggtctgttcatattttctattttttcctcattcagccttggaatgttgtgcttttataagaatttgtccatttcttccagattgtccattatattggcatattgttgcttgtagtagtctctcatgagactttgtatttctgcagtgtcagttgtcacttctcctttttcatttctaattctgttgatttgagtcttctcccttttttttcttgatgagtctggctaatggtctttcagttttgtttatcttcagaaagaaccagcttttattgatctttcctactgtttccttcaattctttttcatttatttctgatttgatctttatgtttcttttcttctgctaacttgttttttgtttgtttgtttgtttttgttgttgttcttctctctctaatttctttaggtgtaaggttaggttgtttatttgagatttttcctgtttcttgcggtaggattgtattgctataaacttccctcttagaactgcttttgctgcatcccataggttttgggtcgttgtgccttcattgtcatttgtttctaggtattttttgatttcctctttcatttcttcagtgatctcttggttatttagtagcattttgtttagcctccatgtgtttgtattttttacagttttttttttttcctgtagttgatatctagtctcataacgttgtggtcagggAAGATTTTACTATTGAtaagatttcacttttcttaaatttatcgtggcttgatttgtgacccaagatataatctatcctggagaatgttccataagcacttgagaagaaagtgtattctgttgtttttggatggcatgtcctataaatatcaattaagtttatCTGGTATAAtttgtcttttaaagcttgtgtttccctatttattttcactttggatgatcagtccatttgtgaaagtgatgtgttaaagtcccctaccattaCTGcgttactatcaatctccctttttatgtctgttagcatttgccttatgtattgaggtgctcctctgttgggtgcataaatatttacaattgttatatcatcttcatggattgatcccttgatcattatgtagtgtctttctttgtctcttgtaatagtctttattttaaagtctattttttctgatatgagaattgctactccagatttcttttgatttctatttgcatggaatatcttattccatccccttactttcactctgtatgtgtccctaggtctgaagtgggtctcttgtggacaacaTATaaataggtcttgtttttgttttcattcagccagtctttgtcttttggttggagc includes these proteins:
- the LOC132503726 gene encoding LOW QUALITY PROTEIN: olfactory receptor 6K3-like (The sequence of the model RefSeq protein was modified relative to this genomic sequence to represent the inferred CDS: substituted 3 bases at 3 genomic stop codons), translating into MESGNLSAVTEFIFTGFPKLQDGGLLYFFPLLFIYMFIVIRNLMNLMIFFAVRLDTHLHNPMYNFISIFSFLEIXYTTATIPKMLSNLISNQNTISFTGCLLQMYFFHSLGNTEGGLLTVMPIDRYVAIXNTFHYLTIMTPXLCAQLSAGSCIFGFLILLPEIMWISTLPFCGPNQIHQIFCDFTPLLNLACTDAFVILVQGVIHALAILITCLIISLSYIRIIIVIQDIPSPEGHKKTFFTCAVHIADFLLFFGSVALMYLRFTAIYIPFWDTIIALTFSVLVPYFNPIIYSLRNKDMKDAIKKLLCSPKVFNISGM